Proteins found in one Longimicrobiales bacterium genomic segment:
- a CDS encoding ABATE domain-containing protein, with protein sequence MAAVASMDDLELVGGSVALDFANTGSIEGAPPSERLRTFDDLVTFARRTDLIGDGRAAELRSMAAAAPARAAAVLERARELRDTLHRVFTAVAVSGRPEDAHVESLNTFLEEGMRYRRLERDERCCGWTWAAGDEPLAQMLWPIVNEAADLLVDGELERVKRCGNDTCAWLFVDLSRNRSRRWCDMKDCGNRAKARRHYARRKGSAGPGPT encoded by the coding sequence GTGGCAGCTGTGGCCAGCATGGACGACCTCGAGCTCGTCGGTGGGAGTGTTGCCCTCGATTTCGCCAATACAGGCAGCATCGAAGGCGCGCCGCCGAGCGAACGGCTCCGGACGTTCGACGACCTGGTGACGTTCGCCCGGCGGACGGACCTGATCGGGGACGGCCGGGCCGCCGAGCTGCGGTCGATGGCTGCAGCGGCCCCGGCGCGAGCGGCCGCTGTGCTCGAGCGGGCGCGCGAGCTGCGCGACACGCTCCATCGCGTGTTCACGGCGGTGGCTGTCTCCGGTCGGCCGGAGGACGCGCACGTCGAGTCGCTGAACACGTTTCTGGAGGAGGGGATGCGGTATCGTCGCCTGGAGCGGGACGAGCGGTGCTGTGGCTGGACATGGGCGGCGGGCGACGAGCCGCTTGCGCAGATGCTGTGGCCGATCGTGAACGAGGCGGCCGACCTGCTTGTGGACGGGGAGCTGGAGCGGGTGAAGCGATGCGGCAACGACACGTGCGCATGGCTCTTCGTGGACCTGAGCCGCAATCGGAGCCGCCGCTGGTGCGACATGAAGGACTGCGGCAATCGCGCCAAGGCGCGTCGCCATTATGCCCGGCGGAAGGGCTCGGCCGGACCCGGTCCGACTTGA